A stretch of Tigriopus californicus strain San Diego chromosome 11, Tcal_SD_v2.1, whole genome shotgun sequence DNA encodes these proteins:
- the LOC131890098 gene encoding RNA-binding protein with serine-rich domain 1-B-like, producing the protein MPQHSRRSSSSSSSSSSSSSGSERSPSGRRKSGPSRGGGARSSRSAGGTKGGTSGEVASLPATSAGGSGRGRKPNRRRSRSSSSSSSSSRSSSSSSRSRSNRRSRSGRQDEDDKRKKKSSTSTKKPDDRKREASRGSEPPPPGEELPPSISQGTKEKESGTQGTPREAAPVDSKSKDVVKSDERKESKERSRHRDSTRSPRRRRSRSRSRSVRSGSGSAKRTRKRTPSPKPKKVHVSRLTRNVLKGHVQEIFANFGTIKSVDMVMDRNRSWLSRGDAYVEYEDPKDCEEAIKHMNKGQIDGQEITVAAVLVPLPNRQRSPPRGGFGGRRRSPPGRFGRGPPPRRQRSLSRKRGGSPRFGGGSLGRRRSRSPPPRRSRSPARRSRSPRRHSPRRSRNRSPRRSPPRRRRYSRSSSSGSSSSR; encoded by the exons ATGCCGCAGCACAGTCGAcgctcctcgtcctcgtcgtcgtcttcatcttcgtcctcctcCGGATCGGAACGCTCGCCTTCCGGCCGTCGTAAATCGGGACCCAGTCGCGGGGGTGGTGCTCGTTCGTCGCGTTCCGCTGGTGGCACGAAAGGTGGTACCAGCGGCGAGGTGGCCTCGCTTCCGGCAACGTCCGCGGGCGGGAGTGGTCGGGGTCGCAAGCCCAATCGGCGGCGTTCTCGGAGCTCGAGCTCCTCGTCCAGTTCGTCGCGATCTAGTTCGTCGTCCTCTCGATCGCGTTCCAACCGGCGATCACGATCCGGACGTCAAGACGAGGATGACAAGCGGAAGAAGAAATCGAGCACTTCGACGA AAAAACCTGATGATCGAAAACGTGAGGCCTCACGCGGATCAGAGCCTCCGCCTCCAGGGGAAGAACTCCCTCCATCCATAAGTCAAgggacaaaagaaaaagaaagtggTACCCAAGGCACGCCCCGAGAAGCCGCCCCGGTCGACTCGAAATCTAAAGATGTGGTAAAATCTGATGAACGGAAAGAAAGTAAAGAGCGATCTCGCCATCGGGATTCCACTCGATCGCCGCGGAGGCGACGAAGTCGGTCCCGTAGCCGTAGTGTAAGGAGCGGTAGTGGATCGGCCAAACGAACCCGGAAACGAACTCCCAgtcccaaacccaaaaaagttCACGTTTCTCGGCTGACACGGAATGTGTTGAAAGGTCATGTCCAGGAgatatttgccaattttggcaCCATCAAATCGGTGGACATGGTGATGGATCGAAACCGGAGTTGGCTTAGTCGAGGTGACGCCTACGTAGAATACGAGGACCCCAAAGATTGCGAGGAAGCCATCAAGCACATGAATAAAG gACAAATTGACGGTCAAGAAATCACGGTGGCAGCTGTCTTGGTGCCTCTGCCCAATCGTCAACGATCTCCGCCTCGTGGTGGATTTGGGGGACGACGCAGGAGTCCACCCGGACGATTTGGTCGTGGGCCTCCTCCCAGACGACAGAGATCACTCTCGCGCAAACGTGGGGGAAGTCCTCGCTTTGGTGGGGGTAGTTTGGGACGTAGACGTTCACGCTCACCGCCCCCACGGCGGTCACGATCTCCGGCTAGGCGGTCCCGATCGCCTCGAAGACATTCACCCCGCCGTTCAAGAAACCGTTCTCCACGTAGATCACCCCCAAGACGCCGTCGTTATTCTCGTTCCTCTTCATCTGGCTCCTCTTCATCGCGTTAA
- the LOC131890097 gene encoding uncharacterized protein LOC131890097, with translation MDDVYVVVGLLFFGSLLFCLCCYKVSNLLYMLYHIDDTHVDYDDDLAGLTEKDVLTYVNSFSNGPTGNNAGSGVGGGDSSAPTGVTSPSGVPPPLRDVTNTNERPPPNNTSVNLPLASIKSFNPSTNAQHSSSKCHGNYIIEGGTYRMKPAHSVTSLSIGVQCSPQDAELRSGSDTCLLPVHCHSSSNVPVYKGRKHERHPKAQRVHQSHPDFRHFDYMATTSMALDGDSQRDIVGSRNSDLDTNFPISLPDHVTEPDAYCQGERTPTNAMFTSGSLDRQWSYPQSGTWKQPKRSSQSSMMHHDPLQNLSRPKSSFHMPRGRAQRIGSIRVAECSFIEQHDNEDQGQHILMNSLGDDDEDEDDGPPTTNISVIGDNSHSSGGGHLCEKPSRHRHHHQQHPNHHQQQHPQHHLGSSRSGSHRQINYVPFHFEMSSSSSSGAYHDPVSKMNNSNICRSSGNNSGGTRWTEPGGLSSGRYPNHHLANATELRGGQSAQTRTNINCSNGMNPSDHILLPNARRGSARGSSNFLPCGHIIPPPQNFNDLQHQQQSLPTPVSTHHHSMQ, from the coding sequence ATGGATGATGTGTACGTGGTAGTGGGCTTACTCTTTTTTGGCTCACTGTTGTTCTGTCTGTGCTGCTACAAGGTATCCAACTTGCTCTACATGCTCTATCATATTGATGATACGCATGTTGACTATGACGACGACTTGGCCGGGCTGACAGAGAAGGATGTCCTCACGTACGTCAACTCCTTCTCAAATGGGCCTACGGGTAACAATGCTGGCAGTGGAGTGGGAGGTGGGGACAGCAGTGCTCCAACGGGTGTGACCTCCCCTTCGGGAGTGCCCCCGCCCCTAAGAGACGTGACGAATACAAACGAGAGACCTCCGCCCAACAACACCTCAGTTAACCTTCCACTCGCGtcaatcaaatcattcaaCCCATCCACCAATGCCCAACACTCAAGCTCCAAGTGCCACGGCAACTATATCATTGAAGGAGGTACATATCGCATGAAACCGGCACACTCCGTGACCAGTCTTAGTATAGGGGTCCAATGCTCGCCTCAAGATGCGGAGCTTCGAAGCGGGAGTGATACTTGTCTCCTTCCAGTTCATTGTCATTCTTCTTCCAATGTGCCAGTGTACAAGGGACGGAAGCATGAGCGCCATCCCAAAGCACAGAGGGTGCACCAGTCACACCCTGATTTCCGTCACTTTGACTACATGGCGACAACCTCAATGGCCTTAGATGGAGATAGCCAGCGTGATATTGTTGGGTCTAGAAACTCGGATCTGGACACGAATTTCCCCATCAGCTTGCCTGACCATGTCACTGAACCTGATGCTTACTGCCAAGGAGAGAGAACACCGACCAACGCAATGTTCACCTCGGGTAGCTTAGACCGGCAATGGAGTTATCCACAAAGCGGTACCTGGAAACAACCCAAGCGCTCTTCACAATCGTCCATGATGCATCACGATCCTTTGCAGAACCTTTCCAGACCAAAGTCTTCGTTCCACATGCCACGAGGACGCGCCCAGAGGATAGGTTCGATTCGAGTAGCAGAATGTAGTTTCATTGAACAACATGACAACGAGGATCAAGGTCAACACATCCTGATGAACTCCTTGGGcgatgatgacgaggacgaggacgatggTCCTCCAACAACGAACATCTCGGTCATTGGCGATAACTCACACTCGTCTGGTGGTGGACACTTGTGTGAAAAGCCATCACGGCATCGTCACCATCATCAGCAACACcccaaccaccaccaacaacaacacccCCAGCATCACCTTGGCTCGTCCCGAAGTGGGAGCCATCGCCAAATCAATTATGTGCCTTTTCACTTCGAGATGagctcctcctcatcctcaggTGCCTACCACGATCCAGTGTCAAAGATGAACAATTCGAACATTTGCCGTAGTAGTGGGAACAACAGCGGTGGAACCCGTTGGACAGAGCCCGGAGGTTTATCATCCGGACGGTATCCCAATCACCACCTGGCCAACGCCACCGAGCTTCGAGGCGGACAAAGTGCTCAAACCCGAACCAATATCAATTGTTCCAATGGAATGAATCCCTCCGACCACATTCTGCTACCTAATGCTCGACGTGGTAGTGCCAGAGGGAGTAGCAATTTCTTGCCCTGTGGACACATCATTCCACCGCCTCAGAATTTCAATGACTTGCAACATCAACAGCAATCTCTTCCCACCCCAGTGTCGACTCATCACCATTCCATGCAATAA
- the LOC131890235 gene encoding CD63 antigen-like, giving the protein MALMRSGSARSTLSMMQRKATKYQKFLNLSNVFLLITSTILIFSAVILIKFYHINKLDFWSSYFWVAPILMIVLGVYTFLVCVYGFLISGSENRALLALYALLLSIAFITQLISIFTAMEVRTKVAQSNIGSVAVNDDLSKYGEDWSVSSKWDDLQADLHCCGGNNFLTGYNDYRNTPIGKNFSVPDSCCHNRVAGCGQGIFRFQEADIRNRIFLDGCLTILKDKLETDVIPMMIVYACIGVLLAIVELITVVLACAYVAQITRKIQREEKMWRHGSADRNGDDDVVDTLNHETMC; this is encoded by the coding sequence ATGGCGTTGATGCGATCCGGATCGGCGCGCTCGACTCTGTCGATGATGCAGCGAAAGGCCACGAAATATCAGAAGTTCCTGAATCTCAGCAACGTGTTCCTCTTGATCACCTCTaccattttgatcttttcgGCCGTGATCCTAATCAAGTTCTATCATATTAACAAGCTCGACTTCTGGTCGTCCTACTTTTGGGTGGCGCCCATTCTCATGATCGTTTTGGGGGTCTACACTTTCCTGGTTTGCGTCTATGGATTCCTGATCTCGGGCTCGGAGAATCGAGCCTTGCTCGCCTTGTATGCCCTTCTGCTCTCGATCGCCTTCATTACCCAGCTCATCAGCATTTTCACGGCCATGGAAGTGCGGACCAAAGTGGCCCAATCCAACATAGGCTCAGTGGCCGTGAACGACGATCTCAGTAAATATGGCGAGGATTGGTCCGTCTCCTCCAAATGGGACGATCTCCAGGCGGATCTCCATTGTTGCGGCGGGAATAACTTCCTCACGGGCTACAACGACTACCGAAATACGCCCATCGGAAAGAATTTCTCTGTGCCTGATTCGTGTTGCCATAATCGCGTGGCAGGCTGTGGTCAAGGGATCTTCCGATTCCAAGAGGCCGACATTCGGAATCGCATCTTCTTGGATGGCTGTCTAACCATCCTGAAGGACAAATTGGAAACGGACGTCATCCCGATGATGATCGTCTACGCCTGCATTGGCGTTCTCTTGGCCATTGTGGAGCTCATCACGGTGGTATTGGCGTGCGCCTATGTAGCCCAGATTACACGGAAAATCCAACGGGAAGAGAAAATGTGGCGCCATGGGTCGGCGGATCGCAATGGCGACGACGATGTCGTGGACACCTTGAACCATGAGACCATGTGTTAA
- the LOC131890234 gene encoding eukaryotic initiation factor 4A-III gives MASTGPSAARAFEDDLANVEFETSEDVDVIPTFDSMALREDLLRGVYAYGFEKPSAIQQRAIKPILKGRDVIAQAQSGTGKTATFSISILQSIDTTVRETQVLVLSPTRELAVQIQKVILALGDYMNVQCHACIGGTNLGEDIRKLDYGQHVVSGTPGRVFDMIRRRTLRTRGIKMLVLDEADEMLNKGFKEQIYDVYRYLPPSTQVCLISATLPHEILEMTSKFMTDPIRILVKRDELTLEGIKQFFVAVEREEWKFDTLCDLYDTLTITQAVIFCNTKRKVDWLTEKMREANFTVSAMHGDMPQKERDAIMKEFRGGQSRVLITTDVWARGIDVQQVSLVINYDLPNNRELYIHRIGRSGRFGRKGVAINFVKNDDIRILRDIEQYYSTQIDEMPMNVADLI, from the exons ATGGCGAGCACCGGCCCTTCCGCGGCTCGCGCCTTCGAGGATGATTTGGCCAACGTGGAATTCGAGACGAGCGAGGATGTGGACGTGATCCCCACCTTTGATTCCATGGCCTTGCGCGAGGATCTGCTTCGTGGAGTCTATGCCTATG GTTTCGAGAAGCCCTCAGCTATTCAACAGCGAGCCATCAAGCCCATTTTGAAGGGACGTGACGTGATCGCTCAGGCCCAATCCGGAACGGGCAAAACCGCCACGTTCTCCATCTCGATCCTGCAATCGATTGACACGACCGTGCGAGAGACCCAAGTGTTGGTGCTCTCGCCCACCCGCGAGTTGGCCGTCCAGATCCAAAAGGTCATCCTTGCCTTAGGCGATTATATGAATGTCCAGTGTCATGCTTGTATCGGTGGCACAAACCTGGGTGAGGACATCCGCAAGTTGGACTACGGCCAACACGTGGTCTCAGGCACACCGGGTCGAGTCTTTGACATGATCCGCCGTCGCACCTTGCGCACCCGTGGTATCAAGATGCTTGTTCTAGATGAAGCCGACGAGATGCTGAATAAGGGattcaaagaacaaatttACGATGTTTATCGCTACCTCCCACCCTCAACTCAG GTGTGTCTCATCTCGGCCACCTTACCCCACGAGATCTTGGAAATGACCTCCAAATTTATGACGGATCCCATTCGCATTTTGGTCAAGCGTGACGAGTTGACACTGGAAGGTATCAAGCAATTCTTCGTAGCCGTCGAGCGCGAGGAATGGAAATTCGACACCCTCTGCGACTTGTACGATACTCTTACGATCACTCAAGCCGTGATCTTTTGCAACACGAAACGCAAAGTCGATTGGCTGACAGAGAAGATGCGTGAAGCCAATTTCACGGTGAGTGCCATGCACGGGGATATGCCGCAAAAAGAGCGAGATGCGATCATGAAGGAGTTCCGCGGCGGCCAATCTCGTGTTCTCATCACCACCGATGTTTGGGCTCGTGGCATCGATGTGCAGCAAGTGTCGTTGGTCATTAATTACGATCTGCCCAACAATCGTGAGTTGTACATTCACCGGATTGGCCGCTCGGGTCGATTCGGTCGCAAGGGTGTGGCCATCAACTTCGTCAAGAACGACGACATCCGGATTCTACGAGATATCGAACAGTACTACTCTACGCAAATCGACGAGATGCCCATGAATG tggCCGATCTGATATGA
- the LOC131890639 gene encoding uncharacterized protein LOC131890639, translated as MSDMDVGDCSTDGTCEDVTGPGGSMTPVEGVKFSNATLLEETTLAIQQFSIVIGVALMCALLFFLMIAVDRFLDWLNEKWNTHFGGDKVDDDPEDPAALVGSFKRYK; from the exons ATGTCGGATATGGATGTGGGGGATTGCTCAACTGATGGAACCTGTGAAGATGTCACAGGCCCTGGCGGATCAATGACTCCCGTGGAAGGCGTTAAGTTTAGCAACGCCACTTTACTCGAAGAGACGACTTTAGCTATTCAACAATTCTCGATTG TGATTGGTGTAGCATTAATGTGTGCTTTGTTGTTCTTTCTCATGATCGCTGTAGACAGATTTCTAGATTGGCTCAATGAGAAATGGAACACTCACTTTGGTGGTGATAAGGTGGATGATGACCCGGAGGATCCTGCTGCCTTGGTGGGCAGTTTCAAACGATATAAGTGA
- the LOC131890726 gene encoding uncharacterized protein LOC131890726, with product MYYLEIAPAQWHWSGKSKIVHTCIVIWVLIGGTNTVRLLQDSVIPPHALRGQKAVLRCNYDLEGDNLYSVKWYFNQKEFYRYIPTDNPPVTIFNHHPGVNVNPQLSTTKEVVLDEIDFLTSGQYRCEISGDAPKFQTASAEGLLFVVDLPDNGPDILGGRPRYTVGDHVNVTCASRNSLPAAKLSWYINGEKADSNHLIPYIHETNHEGLQTSKLGLGFKVDHKHFTRGDLKLKCTATISTVYWKSNEESVQGAGYNAFSTSMSPARGMSSGGKERTDLNLKIMFLLVQCLFLHMG from the exons ATGTATTACCTTGAAATCGCTCCAGCCCAATGGCATTGGAGTGGCAAATCCAAAATCGTACATACTTGCATAGTGATATGGGTTTTAATCGGAG GTACGAATACCGTTCGCCTTCTCCAAGACTCCGTGATCCCTCCACACGCATTGCGTGGACAAAAGGCCGTCCTAAGGTGTAATTATGACTTGGAAGGGGACAACTTGTATTCCGTCAAATGGTACTTCAATCAGAAGGAATTTTATCGATATATTCCAACTGACAATCCTCCAGTTACTATTTTCAATCACCATCCTGGGGTCAATGTCAAT CCTCAATTGTCGACAACAAAGGAGGTGGTGCTTGATGAGATTGACTTCTTGACATCCGGCCAGTATCGTTGTGAAATATCTGGGGATGCTCCCAAGTTCCAAACAGCATCTGCAGAGGGTCTATTGTTCGTTGTCG ATCTGCCTGATAATGGACCCGATATTCTTGGCGGTCGACCTCGTTATACTGTCGGTGATCATGTGAATGTGACCTGTGCTTCCCGCAATTCCCTCCCCGCTGCCAAATTATCTTGGTACATTAATGGTGAAAAGGCAGACTCTAACCACCTGATTCCTTATATCCATGAGACTAATCATGAAGGGTTACAGACCTCTAAGTTGGGACTGGGCTTTAAA GTGGATCATAAACATTTTACCAGAGGTGATCTGAAGCTGAAATGCACAGCCACAATATCCACCGTCTATTGGAAGTCGAATGAAGAGTCTGTCCAAGGTGCCGGGTATAATGCATTTTCCACGTCCATGTCTCCAGCCCGAGGAATGAGTTCAG GTGGAAAAGAACGGACCGacctcaatttgaaaattatgttcCTGCTTGTGCAGTGTCTGTTCCTCCACATGGGTTAA